Proteins encoded together in one Carya illinoinensis cultivar Pawnee chromosome 3, C.illinoinensisPawnee_v1, whole genome shotgun sequence window:
- the LOC122304371 gene encoding uncharacterized protein LOC122304371, which translates to MEPPSPPSFPPKESLINRCKPIWRSFLIFNLALGAYMFAGARKKDAVIANSKAAEKKFNDHEATEEDPSEPITSPAAPISEIPYLPYSVLEPLKVLEPIPEDQQLELFQWILEEKRKVKPKNRQEKQRNDEDKAMLKQYIRAKSIPSL; encoded by the exons ATGGAGCCGCCATCTCCACCGTCTTTTCCTCCCAAAGAGTCGCTCATTAACCGCTGCAAGCCCATTTGGCGTTCTTTCTTGATCTTCAACCTCGCTCTCGGAG CTTACATGTTTGCAGGGGCAAGAAAGAAAGATGCAGTCATTGCCAATAGCAAAGCTGCAGAAAAAAAGTTCAATGATCATGAAGCTACGGAAGAAGATCCCTCCGAACCTATTACAAGTCCAGCTGCCCCAATTTCTGAGATACCATATCTCCCTTATTCAGTACTGGAGCCATTGAAGGTCCTGGAGCCCATCCCTGAAGATCAGCAGCTTGAACTTTTCCAATGGATTttggaagagaagagaaaagtcAAACCCAAAAATCGTCAAGAGAAGCAACGAAATGATGAAGACAAGGCGATGCTAAAACAGTATATTCGtgcaaaatccattccaagtcTTTAG